A single Oryctolagus cuniculus chromosome 16, mOryCun1.1, whole genome shotgun sequence DNA region contains:
- the C16H19orf44 gene encoding uncharacterized protein C19orf44 homolog, translated as MASIRKISRATLGSFGDFSDGSFDVSKLGEMENLKMSRSLTQVAPGPGRFLQRNATVGERLFLSKEDADPGSKPRLSSRVPPPTASRLRANAVLMKLAQIETKIKSRKAPASPADTDSDSRPTRDGLPKPAELSPQDTDRTFQKQGRESPGSGRSTQAGSGSRFLKKGPPVANPVPEACPGRERNVQVPPPKEPAGKFGSPDSDQEEMEDLSGSLAECSREEAAYKGQGLTGGKVRGQAPAPPSAEVPSSKPSRPWRQRTSQPARGSGGRSMTPSPEMPTAADTASHTSSPSTLGAFAKSVPSEMGRTELASSASSEAGPGWESPSEASEDSHSDFRINVLSLDDLGGAVSETSAVPEDEGAQREKPPGDRAHATPPAGKRAGSRPRSSARHRASASPGNAPSAERGRDAASTTDSEISEHLGARSATASPEDSASCPPSSLGEAAGGSAYSEDFESSPGPSASQPTAPSPQTADRTLDSLSELSSGLGTPPSRRRRGRHGPRTMVKETAVQTLDPALACPWAAAAGMATIGPALGGAYVDPAPIASHIVSADVLEALTAQRPAALALDELLRQQLSLTRNFVEASRHLHATLLQSLDGHSFHYHTLEEVKEYIRRHRPARLTMEDALQEVREEL; from the exons ATGGCTTCCATCAGGAAAATCAGCCGTGCCACCCTCGGGAGCTTTGGGGACTTCAGTGATGGTTCCTTCGATGTCTCAAAGCTGGGAGAGATGGAAAACTTGAAAATGAGCAGAAGTCTCACCCAAGTAGCGCCCGGCCCCGGCCGATTTCTACAAAGAAACGCAACGGTGGGTGAGAGGCTCTTTCTCTCCAAGGAGGACGCCGACCCCGGGAGCAAGCCGCGGCTCTCCTCCCGCGTGCCGCCCCCCACCGCCTCGAGGCTCAGAGCCAACGCCGTGCTCATGAAGCTGGCCCAGATAGAAACCAAGATCAAAAGCCGGAAGGCGCCCGCCAGCCCGGCTGACACGGACTCCGACTCGAGGCCCACCCGGGACGGGCTCCCCAAGCCAGCAGAGCTTTCTCCGCAGGACACAGATAGAACCTTCCAGAAGCAAGGCCGCGAGAGTCCCGGCAGCGGGAGGAGCACGCAGGCTGGGAGCGGCAGTCGGTTTCTGAAGAAGGGCCCACCTGTTGCAAACCCAGTCCCCGAAGCTTGTcctgggagagagaggaatgtCCAAGTGCCCCCGCCAAAAGAACCTGCTGGAAAGTTTGGTTCCCCTGACAGCGACCAAGAGGAGATGGAGGACCTGTCGGGGAGCCTGGCGGAATGTTCTAGAGAGGAAGCAGCCTACAAGGGCCAGGGTCTCACCGGCGGTAAAGTCAGG GGtcaggccccggccccgcccagtgCAGAAGTTCCCAGCTCGAAGCCCTCCAGGCCGTGGCGCCAGCGCACCTCGCAGCCAGCTCGGGGCAGCGGTGGCCGGTCCATGACCCCCTCCCCAGAGATGCCCACTGCGGCTGACACAGCCTCGCACACTTCATCCCCTTCCACCCTGGGTGCCTTCGCCAAGTCCGTGCCTTCTGAGATGGGCCGCACCGAGCTCGCGTCCTCGGCCAGCAGCGAGGCCGGGCCTGGGTGGGAGTCGCCGTCGGAAGCCTCTGAGGACAGCCACAGTG ATTTCAGAATCAACGTCCTGTCCCTGGACGACTTGGGCGGAGCCGTCAGTGAAACATCCGCCGTGCCGGAG GACGAAGGTGCTCAGAGGGAAAAGCCACCGGGCGACCGCGCCCACGCCACGCCGCCTGCAGGGAAGCGGGCAGGGTCACGGCCAAGGTCGTCCGCCCGCCACCGGGCCTCCGCCTCTCCCGGGAACGCCCCCTCCGCGGAGAGGGGCCGGGACGCGGCCTCCACCACCGACAGCGAGATCTCGGAGCACCTGGGCGCCCGCTCGGCCACCGCCAGCCCCGAGGACAGCGCGTCCTGCCCGCCCTCGTCTCTCGGAGAGGCTGCGGGGGGCTCGGCTTACTCCGAGGACTTCGAGAGCTCCCCGGGCCCGTCAGCCTCCCAGCCGACTGCCCCTTCCCCGCAGACTGCGGACAGAACCCTGGACAGTCTGTCCGAGCTCTCCTCCGGCCTGGGGACACCCCCGTCCAGGAGGAGGCGGGGCAGGCACGGGCCGAGGACCATGGTCAAGGAAACAGCCGTGCAGACCCTGGATCCTGCGCTGGCCTGCCCGTGGGCGGCGG CGGCCGGCATGGCGACCATCGGGCCTGCCCTGGGAGGCGCCTACGTGGACCCAGCACCCATCGCCAGCCACATCGTCAGCGCGGATGTGCTAGAAG CCCTGACAGCGCAGCGCCCGGCCGCCCTGGCCCTGGACGAGCTGCTAAGGCAGCAGCTGAGCCTGACACGGAACTTCGTGGAGGCCAGTCGGCACCTGCACGCGACCCTCCTGCAGTCCCTGGACGGCCACTCCTTCCACTACCACACCCTGGAGGAAGTCAAAGAG TACATCAGGCGGCACAGGCCGGCCCGGCTGACCATGGAGGACGCCCTgcaggaggtgagggaggagcTGTGA